GCTTTTGCTTATTTGAGTCTTGGTAATTACTGTGTTTCTTGGTACAGGTGAAACTTCGTCTTCCCAACTCCAGTCTCAACGCCCCTTTGCAACGAAATCATCTTCAGTGGGACCTTTGGGTTCTACTGTTAACTCTCAAGTAGCTGTGCACAAACCAGTGAAGCTTGATTTTAGTTCAAATCCAGTACGAGCTGCTGCTGTTGCTGCTGGGGCCCGTATTGCTACTCAATCAGGTGCTGCTTCATTGCTCAAGGCTGCTCAGGCAAAGAGTACTGTTCATGTCATACCTGCAGCTGGTTCTTCAAAATCATCCATGCCTGTTGGTGCATCCAGCCACTCTGATGCTCATCCTAACGTTCACTTCAATGACCTGGCAGCTGCACCATTTTCCACCCATCCAGTTGTCTCATCCAATGGGCCACAGCTTGCTTTGGAGAAAGCTTCCTCGCCAACCACTCTTCCTACTCCAATTTCTGGTGCGACTGTGAACATGTTATCTGAACTGGCTGATGCTGAACTTCAGTCAAAGCAAGATGCTGAAACTACTGGAGAGATGAAAATTTTGTCAGAGGATGTGACAAAAGAGCAAGTCGAAGAACAAGGAGGCTTGGTCTCTGGAAATGTTTCAAGTGAGCAAGTTCAAGTAGGAAAAGCAGCCTTGCTAAAACCAGAAGCagaatttaaaactcaattggATGTTGTCCAGAGTTCTAATGCTTCACTGAAAGTGAAAATGGGCGAAAAGGACATGATGGATGGTGATAAGAGCACATGTTTAACGGTTGGAAAAGATGAAAATCAATCTGCAGTTAAGGAGAATGGTGACAATCAAAGCACAAGGGTTAAACAAGCGGATCTGCCAAGCATGGCAACTGATGAATGCATTGAAAACTTTGAAGCTGTAAGCAAAGCAAAATGTTGCAATGTGATCACAGCGGAAGAAGGTTAGAGAATCTTTGTAAAGTAGCAggaaatttatttcttttttcctttttcaggCTAATCTTGAATTTGCGTTTAATTAACTTGAGAAATTAGCTAGTGTACATTAGTTACAGAATTTTGTGGAAAGTAAATGACTAAATACATATTTTTGTTATGGTGCTCCAGTTTGCCTGAAGTGAGAATGCGCCAATTATTCATTCATAAAATATATTCTATACTTTGAAGTTAGCTTTCTATATTTTGTATTTTCGTCTGTTAAGTCTCTTTAttcttcaaaatatttttaaagtcaCCACATTttggtttttatttatttttttaatttccacGTTCTATCCAAACTTATTTTCTGTCACAATTTCCTTTGAGAAACAAAGTGTAAATTGTGAAGGCCAGAGGAATAGAGAGGGACCTCTCGATCTCTATAATGGCCACCGTAGCCAATTAGTTATAGATGTAAAAGAATTAAACTCGGCACCCACCCCAATCGCACTGTGAAGATCGTCAACTCTAAGGCTGCCCCACTTTATAAGTCCTGCTACCTCCGCGTCTCTTTCTCCTCGTCCTATTCCTGCACTCGTATTGCAGAGTGACTTGTTGGCGATGGCACTATAACTTGATCATCTTCACCGCCTGTGATGAACATGTTGACCTTATGCCACCAAGCATGACTCTTATTTTACATAATGCAAAGATTTATAGGCGTATAGGAGGCTTGCAATAGATAAACATGCAAGGAAGGTGTTTGATAGTTTATTTGAAAGAGATTTTCTGTGGAGTAAAGGTTTTGTAATTCCGGTTCTTAATAAAAAAGCATgccaaatatatatttttttcctgGAATTTGATTATTCACAGTTTTGCAAATTCAGGTCCTTCAGTAACAAATTTCACCTTTATGTAATATTTCTATTCTATTTTCAAGAAAACATTAAATAATAGTCAATGGGGATGCACTCGAGTAGCACATAATCCCGAGTATTTCTGAGGAAATTGCCTTTTGATGGTGTTtggaattaaaaaaaacaaCGGGTGGTGTTCTGAAAAGTAGTTGATGATGAGTTATAATTACAAGCAAAGAAGTGACTTGACATGACTGTTCGACGTGATTGATGATCACGACTAGAGTGGACAAAAAGAGTAAAGAAAAGAACAATAAAAGAGGCATCCTGTTAGTGAGAAGATATGACCAATGGGTAGTTGTGAATATTAGTCGCATGTAGGAAGAGACAAGATCTTAGTTGCTACTAATAACCACAACCCAGATCTACGTGGAAATTCTGCCTCTTGCATTGCATGTGCAGGATCTCTTCACttttgtcttttttattttttgaggtAATCTCTTCACTTTTGTCATGGCATACAAATCGTGAATTAAAATCACTGACAGTGCATATATTCAGGGCATAATTAAGCATAATTCCTTTCA
This is a stretch of genomic DNA from Manihot esculenta cultivar AM560-2 chromosome 2, M.esculenta_v8, whole genome shotgun sequence. It encodes these proteins:
- the LOC110609351 gene encoding uncharacterized protein LOC110609351, whose protein sequence is MTEKSKKQKKAIISEEDISTLLQRHSANTVLALLQEVAQFGGVKIDWNALVKKTTTGISNAREYQMLWRHLAYRHALLEKLEDRAQPLDDDSDLEYELEAFPDVSSEASIEAAACVKVLIASGLPSDSVHPNSTTVEAPLTINIPNVQAVRATSENSQSAALRGMNITVPVSVQKQPLPAVTSTEGLDANGSASGTLPARRKRKPWLESEDMELIAAVQKYGEGNWANILRSEFKWDRTASQLSQRWAIIRKKRLGNWNMGGNTNGVQLTEAQRAARHAMNLALDLPVKNTFANNSGETSSSQLQSQRPFATKSSSVGPLGSTVNSQVAVHKPVKLDFSSNPVRAAAVAAGARIATQSGAASLLKAAQAKSTVHVIPAAGSSKSSMPVGASSHSDAHPNVHFNDLAAAPFSTHPVVSSNGPQLALEKASSPTTLPTPISGATVNMLSELADAELQSKQDAETTGEMKILSEDVTKEQVEEQGGLVSGNVSSEQVQVGKAALLKPEAEFKTQLDVVQSSNASLKVKMGEKDMMDGDKSTCLTVGKDENQSAVKENGDNQSTRVKQADLPSMATDECIENFEAVSKAKCCNVITAEEG